One Mesorhizobium sp. L-2-11 genomic region harbors:
- a CDS encoding dihydrodipicolinate synthase family protein, producing MTLFRGLSAFPLTPTDAEGHVDTEGLARFLERIQRAGADSIGLLGSTGGYAYLTREERKRAVQAAVECIGGKTPLVVGVGALRTDEAQALARDAKSAGADGLLLAPMSYVPLNEDEVFQHFVAVAEAGELPLCIYNNPSTTRFTFSDALIARLSEVSNIVAVKMPLAANDDYAGELARLRSMTPDTFTIGYSGDWGAADALLAGCDTWYSVAAGLLPVPALALTRAAQSGDAVESTRLNRAFGPLWTLFKHYGSFRVMFVIADYLGLAHVQPPRPILPLPEDAGDDIRQALEKLE from the coding sequence ATGACTTTGTTTCGCGGCCTGTCGGCGTTCCCCCTTACGCCAACCGATGCGGAAGGGCATGTCGACACCGAGGGTCTGGCTCGTTTTCTCGAGCGTATTCAACGCGCCGGAGCGGACTCCATCGGCCTTCTGGGGAGCACGGGCGGTTATGCTTACCTCACCAGGGAAGAACGCAAGCGTGCCGTTCAGGCTGCCGTGGAATGCATCGGCGGCAAAACGCCTCTTGTCGTGGGTGTGGGTGCATTGCGTACCGATGAAGCTCAGGCTCTGGCGCGCGATGCCAAATCCGCTGGCGCTGACGGCCTGCTCCTGGCACCGATGTCCTACGTTCCCCTGAACGAGGACGAAGTCTTCCAGCACTTCGTCGCGGTGGCCGAGGCGGGGGAATTGCCTTTGTGCATATATAACAATCCAAGCACCACGCGCTTCACATTCAGCGACGCATTGATCGCCCGGCTGTCAGAGGTGTCCAACATCGTCGCGGTGAAAATGCCTCTGGCGGCGAATGACGATTACGCGGGGGAACTGGCACGTTTGCGGTCGATGACGCCTGACACGTTCACAATCGGATACAGCGGCGATTGGGGCGCGGCGGATGCCCTGCTTGCCGGATGTGACACCTGGTACAGCGTTGCGGCAGGTCTGCTGCCGGTCCCGGCGCTTGCGCTGACGCGTGCAGCGCAGTCCGGCGACGCGGTGGAGTCCACTCGGTTGAACCGCGCTTTCGGGCCGCTCTGGACCTTGTTCAAACACTACGGCAGCTTCCGCGTTATGTTCGTCATCGCCGACTACCTCGGTCTGGCGCACGTCCAGCCACCGCGCCCTATTTTGCCGTTGCCGGAGGACGCCGGAGATGACATTAGGCAGGCATTGGAGAAGCTCGAATAG
- a CDS encoding IS256 family transposase, protein MTKREVRLSRGELKALLLSDEDGFRRVLQTVVQEALEAEMTEAIGAEKGERTTERVGYRSGYYERKLVTRVGVLELRVPQDRAGRFSTELFERYQRSEKALVSALVEMYVQGVSTRKVKAITEDLCGHSFSASTVSQATARLDEALKAFFEQRLAEPYPYLILDARYERAREAGVIASQAVLVAIGVDWEGRRQVLGVELANRESHSSWRAFVAGLKQRGLAGVEFVVSDDHPGLRAAIREVLPEAVWQRCYVHFLRNALDYVPRKVDDDCLMELRWFYDRRDLAEVKRDLAQWIAKWQAKYPKLVDWVENNIEETLSFYRLPLPHHKHMKSTNMLERLNQEIKRRTLVVRIFPNPQSCLRLVRALAVEIHENWLEATRYLNMDHLREHKKENLRALAA, encoded by the coding sequence ATGACCAAGCGAGAGGTTAGACTGAGCAGAGGCGAGTTGAAAGCGTTGCTGTTGTCGGATGAGGACGGCTTCCGCAGAGTTTTGCAGACTGTGGTGCAGGAGGCTTTGGAAGCCGAGATGACGGAGGCGATCGGGGCCGAGAAAGGCGAGCGGACGACGGAGCGGGTTGGTTACCGGTCCGGCTATTACGAACGCAAGCTTGTGACGCGGGTTGGCGTGCTGGAACTTCGGGTTCCGCAAGATCGGGCCGGCCGGTTCTCGACGGAGTTGTTTGAGCGTTACCAGCGCTCGGAGAAGGCACTGGTATCGGCGCTGGTCGAGATGTACGTGCAAGGCGTGTCGACGCGCAAGGTGAAGGCGATCACCGAGGATCTGTGCGGCCATTCCTTCTCGGCCTCGACGGTAAGCCAGGCGACGGCGCGGCTGGATGAGGCGCTGAAGGCGTTCTTTGAGCAGCGGCTTGCCGAACCTTACCCGTACCTCATTCTGGACGCGCGCTACGAGCGGGCGCGCGAGGCCGGCGTGATCGCCAGCCAGGCCGTCTTGGTGGCGATCGGCGTCGACTGGGAAGGCCGGCGCCAGGTGCTCGGTGTCGAGCTGGCCAACCGTGAAAGCCATTCGAGCTGGCGCGCGTTCGTGGCAGGGCTCAAGCAGCGCGGGCTCGCCGGCGTCGAGTTTGTCGTCTCCGACGACCATCCGGGGCTCAGGGCAGCGATCCGCGAAGTCCTGCCCGAGGCAGTCTGGCAGCGCTGTTACGTGCACTTCCTCAGAAACGCGCTCGATTATGTGCCGCGCAAGGTCGATGACGACTGCCTGATGGAGCTCAGATGGTTCTATGACCGGCGCGACCTCGCCGAGGTCAAGCGCGACCTGGCGCAGTGGATCGCCAAATGGCAGGCCAAATACCCGAAGCTGGTGGATTGGGTGGAGAACAACATCGAGGAGACGCTGAGCTTCTATCGGCTGCCGCTGCCGCATCACAAGCACATGAAGTCGACGAACATGCTGGAGCGGCTGAACCAGGAGATCAAGCGGCGCACCCTGGTCGTTCGCATCTTCCCCAACCCGCAGAGCTGTTTGCGGCTGGTTCGGGCATTGGCGGTGGAGATCCACGAGAACTGGCTCGAGGCGACCCGCTACCTCAACATGGATCATCTGCGCGAGCACAAGAAGGAGAACCTGAGGGCACTGGCCGCCTGA